The nucleotide window TGACCTAGGCCCGGTTCCGTCTCACCTTGCAGCAAGCAACCTGCCAGCAAGGGATGCGGTGTGGCAAAAGGGTTAAAAAACATCCACaacaaataaagaagtaaaGAGGCGGCAGCGCAAGGTAGGGATAATATATTTGTAGAATAGAGTGTATAGCCTAATAGCGGCAGCAGATGGAGGTGCTGAGTAGATCTGCAGCTGATGGAGTGCAGGAGCAATCGGAGGGCGCTGATGGCCAGCAGTCGCAGAGAATCACTGCTTCCGCTCAGCCGCCGATGGTCCAATGCCTCTCCAAGCTCCTTGCCCAGCCCGCCCCACGACCACGCTCCCCTTTCTTCTCCCTATCCCAGCAACGACAACGCCCTTATCTCTCTTCCCTAGTCCACACCCCAGGCACGTCTACTTCCTTTTATTGCCCTTCCATTTCTTGTTActtgtattttataaatttttaatcttcTGTTAGATGCTTGATCATGCATCTAACAGAAGATTAaaactttactttttttttttgtgatccTCTCCTTTGGCTACTTACTTCCACTTGCAGGGGTTCTTCAAATTTTAATTCTCCTATGTTGTGCAGGAGTAGAGTCACCACAGGACTACGAGAAACTCTTCACCCTTGAATCTCATCATTATGTAAGCCTTATTTTTCTAACTATCCTGATTCATAccatctatttcttttttcacaCAAggaattagatttttgattgtttttacaTGAGCATacaattttcttcttcatcatggCCAAAGGAAAGCTTGTGTGTTCTTTGTCGTGAGGATGTTCATTTTCCATTTGCATATGAGATTACTTCTCTTATTCACCACGACCACCTATGGTAGGCAGAAATCTCTAGTGATTAATGCCAGGAAGAAGCTCATGGTTAGTCAAAATAGGTTGATTGAGtcatgttgtttgttgttaACTTTATTATTCTTCACTCAAAGATACTGAGCTAATCCTGGCGACATACCAACATAATAATGTAAAACTGTCTGCTGCTCTCAAATTCATTAATCAGCAGTATTTTAACTCTGTTGATTCTGGTGCAGAAGAAAGAGCAAACTTCTTCTCTGGAAGCCAGCCTGCCAAAAGTCAAGCCTGAGAGCAATGACTTTGCGGCAAACAAACCACATAATGCGCACGAAGAGAGAGGGTTGGCTGAAATTGAGCAACTGTTGAAACAGAAAATATTCACCAGGTCAgttacttttctttattttttctggCTTTCTATGACTGAAATGACAGACACCTCAAATTTTGTTCTTTGTCCTGCTATAAAGTCGAAATTTCtctttgcatggatttgttcaGGCTTATGAAATATTAGTTCATTCCCTTAGGTTTGAGGATGACTGCCTTTCAGGTCCTTAACCAATTATTCAGTTCCACACTTGGTATTTGAATTGATGACTGTCTTCCTCAAAGGACCTTCATTTCTGTGCAGAGATGAATCAAGTCGTCTGGTAGAATTGTTACGATCAAGAACAACTGATCTTTCATATGTTGATGATCGTGCTCCCAAAGTTGCAGAAGCAGCCATAGAGGCACCGCCTCAAAAAGACGTGATCTCTTTAAGAAAGCAAAATAACACATCCCAACCAgatcaaatgatgaaaaacgGCCATGACACACTTCTTACAACTGTAAGTATATTGTTCTCTCTTATCTAACATTCCAAACAATGCTCTTGTTCTTCTGTGTTCCTACCTGTAACTCCTTATTGCCTTCTAACTTTGACTTTTTTGTTGGCATATTACTGTTCTAAACTTTCATATAAACTTTCctttgggttttatttttttaaaaattttattttatgtatgtatatgtaataGGGTAATACAGAAGTTGGTTCTTCGCCTGTTGATATCGCTAAAGCTTACATGCAAGCTCTAGCAGCAACATCTGGTATAAAAAGTCAAAGTGCAAGAtcaaaatctgagaaaaatagaTCTAATGATGTTGATTATGCATCAGAACTTTCTTTCTCACCAGCTATTAAGGCACCCACAAGATGGCCAGGTGCAGTTTTAAAGGGTGATCTTGGCTGCTGCACTCCTCAAACTCAAAGGAGCAGTGCTGTGTTGCAAATTTTTTCCCAAAGTCCATATTCTCATACACTTGTCTCAAGATATACTTCCAAGGTCAATGCTGATGCTACTTTATGTTATTGTCACATGTGCATCCATTTGTTTACATACCTCACTTTCTTGTCTAACTTGCTATCAGTCTCAAGTTGGTGACCGAAATCCTAATGCAGTATTGGCTGAATTGAAGCAATTTTACACTCCTTTATTTGGAGCTAATACGGTATTAACAAATCCTTGCTACAGAATAATCGTCTTGATTACTGCTTATTTATTGTTGATGATAGCATGATTTCTGTATCCGTTTCCTTTTGTCCTAATCATTCGCATCTATATGTGAAGGGGAATTGGCTCCTTAGATATTTTcctcctttctctttttgtcTCATGATCATTGAGTCAATAATGGCTCTTGGCAATGATCGGAATTTCTGCTTTTTTGGCTTAATTAAAGAGCAATGTTTTGTTATCTtggtcatggtgtatttatATGATGAGCTTATGAAGCTGGAATACTAGCTGTTGGTGGAACAACACGTAACTAGTTGCAGACAGGCCTTCTATGAAATTCTAGCTATGTTAGGTGCTCAATGATGAGGGTAATAAACCAAGATATAAGATTAAGAACTGACATCACTAGTGCCCTGGCTGATTGTTCACTGATGACTTAGTTGGTTAGCAGCTGTCAAAATGTTGTCTAACTTGATTTGAGCATTGTTGAATTTGAACTTCTGATATGAAATTGCAGAAAAGATAGTTACCTTAGCAGGAGTATCTTAACTACTACTTAATACCGAATTATTTGAACTCCTTAAGGGTACGTTTGATTCGTTAAAGAGAACAGGACAAGCAGTACAATACAGTACAAATAGTTAAAGTACAGCACAAGTGCTTGTGCTGTTCaatgtttgattttcattgaaCAGTACGaaacacaaaatcaaaatagtaaattacgataatatctttttattattctatatttattttataataaaaaacatacaataatattttatgaaaatcttatcaaattttacaatgcccaacaataataataagttaaaaaaaatttaacataattttaaaaacatttaatccacaacaaacaaactttcattaatatctaaatcttaaaatataaataaatagataaataaataaatcatgttatcacTTCTTAAtgagtatataatttttaattttaaatagggacAATTTTGTCATAAATTGTCCTGTACTACACAAGAATTTTTGTACCATGGTTTTAGCGGTACAAAAAAATTAGGAAGTTGTGCTGTACCGATTGGGTAGTTTGTGCTGTACTCCCGTCTCATTTGTAAATCAAACGCATGACAATAGAAGTTGTCCTGTGCTGTCCCTCAAAATCTTGCGTATCAAATGGACCCTAAGACTTAGGAGGAAACCTTGTGATTGTTGCAAGTCTCAATAAATGGTTTTATTGAGTGATTTCTCATGCATCTTAAATTCCTTTATTCTTGGAAGAGACTTGAGGGAAGATCATAGGATCTGGATTATTGTTTCGTTTGTGAATCTAGCAAAGTTTTGCTCTTTA belongs to Dioscorea cayenensis subsp. rotundata cultivar TDr96_F1 chromosome 17, TDr96_F1_v2_PseudoChromosome.rev07_lg8_w22 25.fasta, whole genome shotgun sequence and includes:
- the LOC120280659 gene encoding nuclear pore complex protein NUP1 isoform X5, encoding MEVLSRSAADGVQEQSEGADGQQSQRITASAQPPMVQCLSKLLAQPAPRPRSPFFSLSQQRQRPYLSSLVHTPGVLQILILLCCAGVESPQDYEKLFTLESHHYKKEQTSSLEASLPKVKPESNDFAANKPHNAHEERGLAEIEQLLKQKIFTRDESSRLVELLRSRTTDLSYVDDRAPKVAEAAIEAPPQKDVISLRKQNNTSQPDQMMKNGHDTLLTTGNTEVGSSPVDIAKAYMQALAATSGIKSQSARSKSEKNRSNDVDYASELSFSPAIKAPTRWPGAVLKGDLGCCTPQTQRSSAVLQIFSQSPYSHTLVSRYTSKSQVGDRNPNAVLAELKQFYTPLFGANTTMKRKSSILDDDLKSIGISRLVRQKNVASTVADPPDVQNSLPYLSESSEILEGCESICQRNAEHVLITGDIMMRQPSGRDENKPAFFAGSSTVHPRSSEIARKILDDISRTVPSPKEKALELTTAITRIKIPSISTNLVMDSKQNPPIVSAAANQFADCLIKKVDRAQETVHTNKLPACPCLGLSSIKDLASSYPQGAAAAVHLTAKNCPSFSDHDSILKSLTDGIPSKEAKLSVDTVAFSEPPPTPTLFPLAAENKNFLGTEGIPAFTFGTSGAGSGLVFSFAGSSANADFIGTSASKFHFGSDKKRLSFTAFGKNTVCCSQVEGRDSLVLV